A genomic window from Armatimonadota bacterium includes:
- a CDS encoding ABC transporter ATP-binding protein, translating into MAWLEVEGLSVEYQTLHGVVRAVRGVSLALPAGRALGLVGESGCGKTTLARALIGVLPRGARVTGGAVRMEGTDLLSLPPAQLNEYRWRRIAMVPQAAMDSLDPVQRVGDQMVETMVLRGGYTRRGAWARARELFLMVGLEADRLRLYPHELSGGMKQRAVIALALALGPQLLIADEPVTALDVIVQHQVLSTLRDLRRALNLSLLLITHDISVVAHLCDDVAVMYAGRVVEAGPVAEVFTRPRHPYTMGLRNAFPSLREHQDPLVPIEGYPPDLADPPRGCAFAARCPFALPRCWEEDPVSLPSGDGRSAACHRADDAPLLRQRAAEAFAAMAGDETPVAPPEAT; encoded by the coding sequence ATGGCGTGGCTCGAGGTGGAAGGCCTGTCCGTCGAGTACCAGACGCTCCACGGCGTGGTCCGGGCGGTCCGGGGCGTCAGCCTGGCCCTCCCGGCGGGGCGCGCCCTGGGGCTGGTCGGGGAGAGCGGCTGCGGCAAGACCACCCTGGCCCGGGCGCTGATCGGCGTGCTGCCGCGCGGAGCGCGGGTGACCGGCGGAGCGGTGCGCATGGAGGGGACCGACCTGCTGAGTCTCCCGCCCGCACAGCTCAACGAGTACCGCTGGCGCCGCATCGCCATGGTGCCCCAGGCGGCGATGGACAGCCTCGATCCGGTGCAGCGCGTCGGCGACCAGATGGTGGAGACCATGGTCCTGCGCGGAGGATACACCCGCCGGGGGGCCTGGGCGCGGGCGCGGGAGCTGTTCCTGATGGTCGGGCTGGAGGCGGACCGGCTGCGGCTGTACCCTCACGAACTGTCCGGAGGGATGAAGCAGCGGGCGGTGATCGCCCTGGCGCTGGCCCTGGGACCGCAGCTGCTGATTGCGGACGAACCGGTCACCGCCCTGGACGTGATCGTCCAGCACCAGGTCCTGAGCACGTTGCGCGACCTGCGGCGGGCCCTCAACCTCAGCCTCCTGCTCATCACCCACGACATCTCGGTGGTCGCGCATCTCTGCGACGACGTGGCGGTGATGTATGCCGGCCGCGTCGTCGAGGCCGGACCGGTGGCGGAGGTCTTTACCCGTCCCCGCCACCCGTACACCATGGGGTTGCGCAACGCCTTCCCCAGCCTGCGCGAACACCAGGACCCCCTGGTGCCGATCGAAGGCTATCCCCCCGACCTGGCCGATCCGCCGCGGGGCTGCGCCTTCGCCGCGCGCTGTCCTTTTGCGCTCCCGCGCTGCTGGGAGGAGGATCCGGTTTCGCTTCCCTCCGGGGACGGACGTTCCGCAGCCTGCCATCGGGCCGATGACGCACCCCTGCTCCGCCAGCGCGCCGCCGAGGCCTTTGCGGCGATGGCCGGGGACGAGACACCGGTCGCTCCGCCGGAGGCGACGTGA
- a CDS encoding ABC transporter ATP-binding protein — MPLLEVERLEKHYPLHGGLLGSLVGARRLVHAVNGISFALDEGASLGLAGESGCGKTTTARLILRLLRPTGGVIRFAGRDIAGLNGAELLAFRRRVQFVFQNPYEALNPRFTVLRAMLEPLIIHGIGTSAGDRLVRVAEALRQVHLNPPEAFFAKFPHQLSGGQLQRVVIARALLVGPALLVADEPVSMLDVSVRAGVLNLMRDLTRRRGLTTLYISHDLALIRYMCTTTAVMYLGTICEIGPTTEVIERPKHPYTQALVAAVPDADPNRPVAAVEIREGVPTPLRLPPGCPFADRCPQVMEVCRRLRPQLQPVEGVRVACHLYGGAH; from the coding sequence ATGCCGCTGCTTGAAGTGGAACGGCTTGAGAAGCACTACCCGCTGCACGGCGGGCTGCTGGGCTCCCTCGTCGGCGCCCGGAGGCTTGTGCACGCGGTGAACGGGATCTCCTTTGCGCTCGACGAGGGGGCAAGCTTGGGACTGGCCGGGGAGAGCGGGTGCGGGAAGACCACCACGGCCCGGCTCATCCTGCGGCTGTTGCGCCCCACCGGCGGCGTCATTCGCTTCGCCGGTCGGGACATCGCCGGACTGAACGGCGCCGAACTGCTGGCCTTCCGGCGCCGGGTCCAGTTCGTCTTTCAGAATCCCTACGAGGCGCTCAATCCGCGCTTCACCGTTCTGCGGGCGATGCTGGAGCCGCTGATCATCCACGGGATCGGGACGTCGGCGGGGGACCGGCTCGTCCGCGTGGCGGAGGCGCTGCGGCAGGTGCATCTGAACCCTCCGGAGGCCTTTTTCGCCAAGTTCCCGCACCAGCTGAGCGGCGGCCAGTTGCAGCGCGTGGTCATCGCCCGGGCCCTGCTGGTCGGCCCCGCCCTGCTCGTGGCCGACGAACCCGTTTCCATGCTCGATGTCTCGGTGCGGGCGGGGGTGCTGAACCTGATGCGCGACCTGACCCGGCGCCGCGGGCTGACGACGCTGTACATCTCCCACGATCTGGCGTTGATCCGCTACATGTGCACGACGACCGCGGTGATGTACCTGGGCACCATCTGCGAGATCGGCCCCACGACCGAGGTCATCGAGCGCCCGAAGCACCCCTATACGCAGGCCCTGGTCGCGGCCGTGCCCGATGCCGATCCCAACCGCCCCGTCGCGGCGGTGGAGATCAGGGAGGGGGTGCCGACCCCGCTGCGCCTGCCGCCGGGATGCCCCTTCGCCGACCGCTGCCCGCAGGTCATGGAGGTCTGCCGGCGCCTCCGGCCGCAGCTGCAGCCGGTGGAGGGAGTGCGGGTGGCGTGTCACCTCTACGGAGGAGCGCACTGA
- the menA gene encoding 1,4-dihydroxy-2-naphthoate octaprenyltransferase yields the protein MGAAVAAARPPWWTVWWRAVRPFAFSASVTPVLVGTAAAIYHGPFHPGLFLATLAAAMAIHAATNLVNDYYDYVRGVDAGQPIGPGGAIQQGLLSPRAVLRGALVLFAAAGLLGLWLVAVRGWPVLLIGALSVLAGYAYTGGPLPLGYLGLGDFTVFVFMGLVIVGGAYYVQTGGVSATAVWAALPLAALVDGILVVNNLRDLDNDRVKGKRTLATVIGRGATRAHFLGLLAAAYLSLPAGTVTGALPAPALLPLLTLPSAARLWRVVRTTDEALALTLGGIRGTAQLHLRVGLLLAAGLLLARLW from the coding sequence ATGGGGGCAGCTGTAGCCGCGGCCCGGCCGCCCTGGTGGACCGTCTGGTGGCGGGCGGTGCGTCCCTTCGCCTTCAGCGCCTCCGTCACCCCCGTGCTGGTCGGCACCGCGGCGGCGATCTACCACGGGCCGTTCCATCCCGGGCTGTTCCTGGCCACCCTCGCCGCGGCGATGGCGATCCACGCGGCGACGAACCTGGTCAACGACTACTACGACTACGTGCGCGGGGTGGACGCCGGTCAACCCATCGGCCCCGGCGGCGCGATCCAGCAGGGACTGCTCTCGCCGCGCGCCGTCCTCCGTGGCGCCCTCGTGCTCTTCGCGGCGGCAGGCCTGCTGGGCCTGTGGCTGGTTGCGGTGCGGGGGTGGCCCGTCCTGCTCATCGGCGCGCTCAGCGTGTTGGCCGGCTACGCCTACACCGGCGGCCCGCTGCCGCTGGGGTATCTCGGCCTGGGCGACTTCACCGTCTTCGTCTTCATGGGCCTGGTGATCGTCGGCGGCGCCTACTACGTGCAGACGGGAGGCGTCTCCGCGACGGCGGTGTGGGCGGCGCTGCCCCTGGCCGCGCTGGTGGACGGTATCCTGGTGGTGAACAACCTGCGCGATCTGGACAACGACCGGGTCAAGGGCAAGCGCACGCTGGCCACGGTCATCGGACGCGGCGCGACCCGGGCGCACTTCCTGGGGCTCCTCGCCGCGGCCTATCTCTCGCTCCCGGCCGGGACGGTGACCGGCGCGCTGCCGGCGCCGGCGCTGCTGCCGCTGTTGACCCTCCCCTCCGCAGCCCGCCTCTGGCGGGTGGTCCGCACCACCGACGAGGCGCTGGCCCTCACCCTGGGGGGCATCCGCGGCACGGCTCAACTGCACCTGCGGGTCGGACTCCTGCTGGCCGCCGGGCTGCTCCTCGCCAGGCTGTGGTGA
- a CDS encoding Xaa-Pro peptidase family protein, with protein sequence MDYGARLDRLRRAMAEQGIALLAVPPGDDLRYLTGFSPLADERPCYLFLNDRAGLFLVPELNAHQSEGHIRQPFVTYTDAEGPEKALYAVRGQFRAPRTIAVGDTMRADALLHLQRIWPEASYLPASTVLAPLRMRKSAEEIEALRQAARTADAAMEAACAASRPGITEAEVAHAAGEGFRRAGADEVTFTTVASGPNSAFPHHHTGPRALRSGEPVLYDLGSRHQGYCSDITRMAYLGEPSPRYREIHRIVEDAVRAALEVIRPGTPIREVDLAARRVIERAGYGRFFTHRTGHGIGLSGHEPPSVTHTNEMPLEAGMAFSVEPGIYLPGEFGVRLEEIVIVTERGPVVLSALPRDLRVIAP encoded by the coding sequence ATGGACTACGGTGCCCGTCTGGACCGCCTCCGCCGGGCGATGGCCGAACAGGGGATCGCCCTCCTCGCCGTCCCTCCGGGCGACGACCTGAGATACCTGACCGGGTTCTCCCCGCTGGCCGACGAGCGCCCCTGCTATCTCTTCCTGAACGACCGGGCCGGGCTCTTCCTGGTGCCGGAACTGAACGCGCACCAGTCGGAGGGGCACATCCGACAACCCTTCGTCACCTACACCGACGCCGAAGGCCCCGAGAAGGCCCTCTACGCCGTGCGCGGGCAGTTCCGGGCCCCGCGCACGATCGCCGTCGGCGACACGATGCGCGCCGACGCCCTGCTGCACCTGCAGCGCATCTGGCCGGAGGCCTCCTACCTTCCCGCCTCCACCGTCCTGGCGCCGCTGCGCATGCGGAAGTCGGCGGAGGAGATCGAGGCGCTGCGGCAGGCGGCCCGGACCGCGGACGCGGCGATGGAGGCCGCCTGCGCCGCCTCCCGGCCCGGGATCACCGAGGCGGAGGTGGCCCATGCCGCCGGAGAGGGGTTCCGCCGGGCCGGAGCCGACGAGGTGACGTTCACCACCGTGGCCTCCGGGCCCAACTCCGCCTTCCCGCACCACCACACCGGCCCACGGGCCCTGCGCTCCGGCGAGCCGGTGCTCTACGACCTGGGCAGCCGCCACCAGGGATACTGCTCCGACATCACGCGCATGGCCTATCTGGGTGAGCCCTCCCCCCGCTATCGGGAGATCCACCGGATCGTGGAGGACGCGGTGCGCGCCGCCCTCGAGGTGATCCGCCCCGGGACGCCGATCAGGGAGGTCGATCTCGCCGCGCGCCGGGTGATCGAGCGCGCCGGATACGGCCGGTTCTTCACCCACCGCACCGGCCACGGCATCGGCCTCTCCGGGCACGAACCGCCCTCCGTCACCCACACCAACGAGATGCCGCTCGAGGCCGGCATGGCCTTCAGCGTCGAGCCGGGGATCTACCTGCCGGGGGAGTTCGGCGTCCGGTTGGAGGAGATCGTGATCGTCACCGAGCGGGGCCCGGTGGTCCTCAGCGCCCTGCCTCGCGACCTGCGGGTAATCGCCCCCTAG
- the nth gene encoding endonuclease III, which translates to MPGRAPRPALPAAPAESPARRARRALRIVGLLKDRYPQIRIPLAHRDPFQLLVATILSAQCTDAMVNRVTPVLFEKFKTPRDFAAATPREIERLVKPTGFFRQKTRAILGMCRSLLERFGGRVPLTMDELVTLEGVGRKTANVVLSAKRLEPWGGGDDPADGLGIVVDTHVRRLSQRLGLASTDDPEKIEQELMRIIPRPEWAGFSLRLIHFGREVCTARNPGCGDCPLRPHCPSAPYRGAPPWMRRSRPATPPGRRR; encoded by the coding sequence ATGCCAGGACGCGCTCCTCGCCCCGCCCTGCCGGCCGCTCCGGCCGAATCCCCCGCCCGGCGGGCGCGCCGCGCCCTGCGCATCGTCGGGCTCCTGAAGGACCGCTACCCCCAGATCCGGATTCCGCTGGCCCACCGCGATCCGTTCCAGCTGCTGGTGGCGACCATCCTGTCGGCGCAGTGCACCGACGCCATGGTCAACCGCGTGACGCCGGTGTTGTTCGAGAAATTCAAGACGCCGCGGGACTTTGCCGCGGCGACGCCCCGGGAGATCGAGCGCCTCGTCAAGCCCACCGGGTTCTTCCGGCAGAAAACCCGCGCCATCCTCGGCATGTGCCGGTCGCTCCTGGAGCGGTTCGGCGGCCGCGTTCCGCTGACGATGGACGAGCTCGTCACCCTGGAGGGCGTCGGGCGCAAGACGGCCAATGTCGTCCTCTCGGCCAAACGGCTGGAGCCCTGGGGCGGCGGCGACGATCCCGCCGACGGCCTGGGCATCGTCGTCGATACCCACGTCCGGCGTCTCAGCCAGCGCCTCGGCCTGGCCAGCACCGACGACCCGGAGAAGATCGAGCAGGAGTTGATGAGGATCATCCCCCGGCCGGAGTGGGCCGGCTTCTCGCTCCGCCTGATCCACTTCGGCCGCGAGGTCTGCACGGCGCGGAATCCCGGATGCGGCGACTGCCCCCTGCGGCCGCACTGTCCTTCGGCGCCGTACCGCGGAGCGCCGCCGTGGATGCGGCGCTCCCGCCCTGCGACTCCACCAGGGAGGAGACGATGA
- a CDS encoding ABC transporter permease, producing the protein MSDAERALTLPPRWAQAAATWREALQTLVIVARRDRFALAGLLVYLVFLMVALLAPALAPYDPLALNYLPDGEVAANLPPSPAHPLGTTNLGRDIFSQLLYGARAALIVGFVAALGVVILGTVVGLVAGYYGGWIDALLMRAADVAFGIPFLPMAIVLVAFLGPSLWNVVLVMVLLLWRDTGRIIRAQVLTLRERSYVESARVLGAGHARTMFVHIAPNVLPLSFLYGSLAIGWAILTEASISFLGFGDPNVISWGFMLQDAYNSQALARQAFHWFVPPGVCIMLTVMAGFFISRGYEELLFPRLRRR; encoded by the coding sequence ATGAGCGACGCTGAGCGCGCCCTGACCCTGCCGCCCCGGTGGGCCCAGGCCGCCGCCACCTGGCGCGAGGCGCTGCAGACGCTGGTAATCGTGGCCCGGCGGGACCGCTTCGCCCTGGCCGGTCTCCTGGTCTACCTGGTCTTCCTGATGGTGGCCCTGCTGGCGCCGGCGCTGGCCCCCTACGATCCCCTGGCGCTGAACTACCTGCCCGACGGCGAGGTGGCGGCCAACCTGCCCCCCTCACCGGCGCACCCCCTGGGGACGACGAACCTGGGCCGCGACATCTTCTCGCAGCTGCTCTACGGCGCCCGGGCCGCGCTCATCGTGGGGTTCGTGGCCGCCCTGGGGGTGGTGATCCTGGGCACGGTCGTCGGCCTGGTCGCCGGCTACTACGGCGGTTGGATCGATGCCCTGCTCATGCGGGCGGCGGATGTGGCCTTCGGTATTCCCTTTCTGCCCATGGCCATTGTGCTCGTGGCCTTCCTCGGTCCCAGCCTCTGGAACGTGGTCCTGGTCATGGTGCTGCTGCTGTGGCGCGACACCGGTCGCATCATCCGGGCCCAGGTGCTCACCCTGCGCGAACGCTCCTACGTGGAGTCGGCGCGGGTGCTGGGCGCCGGGCACGCCCGGACGATGTTCGTGCACATCGCGCCCAACGTGCTGCCGCTGTCGTTCCTCTACGGGTCGCTGGCCATCGGCTGGGCCATTCTCACGGAGGCAAGCATCAGTTTCCTGGGCTTCGGCGACCCCAACGTCATCTCGTGGGGATTCATGTTGCAGGACGCCTACAACTCCCAGGCCCTGGCCCGACAGGCCTTTCACTGGTTCGTGCCGCCCGGGGTGTGCATCATGCTCACGGTGATGGCGGGGTTCTTCATCAGCCGCGGATACGAGGAACTGCTCTTTCCGCGCCTGCGGAGGCGCTGA
- a CDS encoding M20/M25/M40 family metallo-hydrolase, whose product MIDLDRVYAHIDEHFGRHLDRVQDFVRQPSISGEGVGMQEMAELVASAIRNLGGQSRIIPTAGWPVVYGELDQGAPRTLLLYGMYDVQPVAGEEWIVPPFGGQVVDDFEGLGPCLVNRGAANQKGPLAGAFNALASVQAVAGKLPVNVKFVVEGEEELGSRHLPEFIARHKDLLRADGTYFPAFAQDRRGKPILWLGVKGILFFEMVSRGGEWGGPTTRGIHGSQGAWIASPVWRMIHALKTMTSPDERLTIDGIYDNVRPPRPEDEEVLAALAQTFDPEVVLKGNDVRRFKHDLTGVDLLRRYLFDPILNIDGIAGGHYGPGTKTLLPHEVRVKMHVRLVPEMEPDEVRAKLQAHLRKIGCADFEVHYEEGYPWARMSHRAPISQAMIRTLRSFGHEPEIWPNIAGSAPFYLFQRVLGQPFTMGGMGHGGRQHSPNEYATVEGIRLFEKSVARFLYEFAAIRE is encoded by the coding sequence ATGATCGATCTGGACCGGGTCTACGCCCACATCGACGAACATTTCGGGCGCCACCTCGACCGCGTGCAGGATTTCGTGCGTCAGCCCAGCATCAGCGGCGAGGGCGTCGGCATGCAGGAGATGGCCGAGCTGGTCGCTTCCGCCATCCGGAACCTGGGCGGGCAGAGCCGGATCATCCCCACCGCCGGATGGCCGGTGGTCTACGGCGAGCTGGACCAGGGCGCGCCGCGCACCCTGCTGCTCTACGGGATGTACGACGTCCAGCCCGTGGCCGGCGAGGAGTGGATCGTGCCGCCCTTCGGCGGCCAGGTCGTGGACGACTTCGAGGGGCTCGGCCCCTGTCTGGTGAATCGCGGCGCGGCGAACCAGAAGGGTCCCCTCGCCGGAGCCTTCAACGCCCTGGCCAGTGTGCAGGCCGTGGCCGGGAAACTGCCCGTCAACGTCAAGTTCGTGGTGGAGGGCGAGGAAGAGCTGGGCAGCCGCCACCTGCCGGAGTTCATCGCCCGCCACAAAGACCTCCTGCGGGCCGACGGGACCTACTTTCCCGCCTTTGCCCAGGACCGCAGGGGGAAGCCGATCCTCTGGCTCGGGGTGAAGGGGATCCTCTTCTTCGAGATGGTCTCGCGCGGCGGCGAGTGGGGCGGGCCGACCACCCGCGGCATCCACGGCAGCCAGGGGGCCTGGATCGCCAGTCCGGTGTGGCGGATGATTCACGCCCTGAAGACGATGACCTCCCCCGACGAGCGCCTGACCATCGACGGCATCTACGACAACGTCCGACCCCCGCGGCCGGAAGATGAGGAGGTCCTGGCGGCCCTGGCCCAAACCTTCGACCCGGAGGTGGTCCTGAAAGGCAACGATGTGCGGCGCTTCAAGCACGATCTGACCGGTGTCGATCTGCTCCGGCGCTACCTGTTCGATCCGATCCTGAACATCGACGGCATCGCCGGCGGGCACTACGGGCCCGGGACCAAGACGCTGCTGCCCCACGAGGTGCGGGTCAAGATGCACGTGCGCCTGGTGCCGGAGATGGAGCCCGACGAGGTTCGGGCCAAACTGCAGGCCCATCTCCGCAAGATCGGCTGCGCCGATTTCGAGGTGCACTACGAGGAAGGGTACCCCTGGGCGCGGATGAGTCACCGGGCGCCGATCTCCCAGGCGATGATCCGCACCCTGCGCTCCTTCGGCCACGAGCCCGAGATCTGGCCGAACATCGCCGGCTCGGCGCCCTTCTACCTGTTCCAGCGGGTGCTGGGACAGCCGTTCACGATGGGCGGGATGGGCCACGGCGGCCGGCAACACAGCCCAAACGAGTACGCGACGGTGGAGGGAATCCGGCTCTTCGAGAAGTCCGTGGCCCGCTTCCTCTACGAGTTCGCCGCGATCCGGGAGTGA
- a CDS encoding ABC transporter permease has translation MKRLTFVFSRLVQTLLVLLVVATILFLIFRLMPGDPLVAYLDPTFTEEMAQALRRQFGLDRPLHIQYLVFLRNTVQGEFGHSFFTREPVARVIWTVLPNTLALTLAALVLAYALGVVAGAVLAARRGTPLEHWGIPLVLATRAAPEFWVGMLALAVFSFSLRWFPFGGATSPGSLYPSIWAQLFSLDFLHHLALPALTLALYLQGLPTLLMRNAMLEVMDEDFITFCRMRGLPERTILLRHAARNALLPVVTAFALGIGYSIGGNVIIETVFSWPGLGRTLVRAVAAKDYPVAQAAFLMIAAVMIAMNFAADLLYGLLDPRVSDERR, from the coding sequence ATGAAGCGTCTGACCTTCGTCTTCAGCCGCCTCGTCCAGACCCTGCTGGTGCTGCTGGTGGTGGCGACCATTCTGTTCTTGATCTTCCGGCTGATGCCGGGCGACCCCCTGGTCGCCTACCTGGACCCCACCTTCACCGAGGAGATGGCCCAGGCGTTGCGGCGGCAGTTCGGGCTGGACCGGCCGCTCCACATCCAGTACCTGGTCTTCCTGCGGAACACGGTGCAGGGCGAGTTCGGCCACTCCTTTTTCACGCGCGAACCGGTGGCCCGGGTGATCTGGACCGTCCTGCCCAACACCCTGGCGCTGACCCTGGCCGCCCTGGTCCTGGCCTACGCCCTGGGCGTCGTCGCGGGGGCCGTGCTCGCCGCCCGGCGGGGGACGCCCCTGGAGCACTGGGGGATTCCCCTGGTCCTGGCCACGCGGGCCGCGCCGGAGTTCTGGGTGGGCATGCTGGCCCTGGCCGTGTTCAGCTTCTCCCTGCGCTGGTTCCCCTTCGGCGGAGCGACCAGCCCGGGGAGCCTCTATCCCTCGATCTGGGCCCAGCTGTTCTCGCTGGACTTCCTGCACCACCTGGCGCTGCCGGCCCTGACCCTGGCCCTCTATCTGCAGGGGCTGCCCACGTTGTTGATGCGCAACGCGATGCTCGAGGTGATGGACGAGGACTTCATCACCTTCTGCCGTATGCGCGGGCTGCCGGAGCGGACGATCCTTCTGCGCCATGCCGCGCGCAACGCCCTGCTCCCCGTGGTCACGGCCTTCGCCCTGGGCATCGGCTACTCCATCGGCGGCAACGTGATCATCGAGACCGTCTTCAGCTGGCCGGGGCTCGGCCGCACCCTGGTGCGCGCCGTGGCCGCCAAGGACTACCCCGTGGCCCAGGCCGCCTTCCTGATGATCGCCGCCGTCATGATCGCCATGAACTTTGCGGCCGACCTGCTCTACGGCCTGCTCGATCCGCGGGTGAGCGATGAGCGACGCTGA
- a CDS encoding ABC transporter substrate-binding protein codes for MTRGWWRIATVTVGLALIFGAAASGQAPDRRVRELVLLTRPQAVDPREFETARFLAPEFEKLGLKVSVRVMPWEQMADLVWYSRDKWDMTMWQMVGRPERSDPDEFAMNLFHSSTAEKGYNFVGYRNRTYDSIAEAQRIKTDLKTRQQLIREAQKIIARDVPYIFLVFPESTYVYNNTVWDPKTIVDQKGIGIKNFWTFIQARPLGGQQDMILNYPDPLQAINPLFISGAADSWVTELIWDRLFRVGPDGLPRPWAAEKADWVDSVTLDVTLRRGMKWHDGRPVTADDVIFSFTAPMGDEVPMYKPFVRNIERIEKRSDTVLRFVLREPYAPFLIASLAKLNIIPKHVWEPVLADLARKPENAESYQEQTPIGSGPFRFVQWKKPEEVILEAVPDHFAAPKMRRWILRIIPNVEAALGGLRQGQINFLSGYTGDPQLLDRLVKENRQLTLVSTMDVGMRFLAFNLRRPPFDDVAFRQALNMATNKRAIRSVVWKGFASIADSFVSPALEFWYNPEIPKWTYNIQAAREHLAKAGYSWDREGRLLYPAGKVETLK; via the coding sequence ATGACACGAGGCTGGTGGCGTATCGCAACGGTCACCGTGGGCCTGGCGTTGATCTTCGGCGCGGCGGCGTCAGGCCAGGCTCCCGACCGCCGCGTGCGGGAGCTGGTCCTGCTGACCCGGCCCCAGGCCGTCGATCCCCGGGAGTTCGAGACGGCGCGGTTCCTGGCGCCCGAGTTCGAGAAACTCGGCCTCAAGGTCTCCGTGCGCGTCATGCCCTGGGAGCAGATGGCGGACCTGGTCTGGTACAGTCGGGACAAGTGGGACATGACGATGTGGCAGATGGTGGGGCGGCCGGAGCGCTCCGATCCGGATGAATTCGCCATGAACCTGTTCCACTCCTCGACGGCGGAGAAGGGCTATAACTTTGTGGGCTACCGGAACCGGACCTACGACAGCATCGCCGAAGCGCAGCGGATCAAGACCGACCTCAAGACGCGCCAGCAGCTCATCCGCGAGGCTCAGAAGATCATCGCCCGCGACGTGCCCTACATCTTTCTGGTCTTCCCGGAGAGCACCTACGTCTACAACAACACCGTCTGGGATCCGAAGACCATCGTCGATCAGAAGGGGATCGGGATCAAGAACTTCTGGACCTTTATCCAGGCCAGACCGCTGGGCGGCCAGCAGGACATGATCCTGAACTACCCCGATCCGCTGCAGGCGATCAACCCGCTGTTCATCAGCGGCGCCGCCGACTCCTGGGTCACCGAGCTGATCTGGGACCGGCTCTTCCGCGTCGGTCCGGACGGGCTGCCGCGGCCCTGGGCGGCGGAAAAGGCGGACTGGGTGGATTCGGTCACGCTGGATGTGACCCTGCGGCGCGGGATGAAGTGGCACGACGGTCGCCCGGTGACCGCCGACGACGTCATCTTTTCCTTCACCGCGCCCATGGGCGACGAGGTCCCCATGTACAAGCCCTTCGTCCGCAACATCGAGCGGATCGAGAAGCGCTCGGACACGGTGCTGCGCTTCGTCCTGCGGGAGCCCTACGCGCCGTTCCTGATCGCCAGCCTGGCCAAACTCAACATCATTCCGAAGCACGTCTGGGAGCCGGTCCTGGCCGACCTGGCCCGGAAGCCGGAGAACGCGGAGTCCTACCAGGAGCAGACGCCCATCGGCTCCGGGCCCTTCAGGTTCGTGCAGTGGAAGAAGCCGGAGGAGGTGATCCTGGAAGCGGTGCCCGACCACTTCGCCGCGCCGAAGATGCGCCGCTGGATCCTGCGCATCATTCCCAACGTGGAGGCGGCTCTGGGCGGGCTGCGCCAGGGCCAGATCAACTTCCTCTCGGGCTACACCGGCGATCCGCAGCTGCTGGACCGCCTGGTCAAGGAGAACCGCCAGCTCACGCTCGTGTCCACGATGGACGTCGGCATGCGGTTCCTGGCCTTCAACCTGCGCCGGCCGCCCTTTGACGACGTGGCGTTCCGCCAGGCGCTGAACATGGCCACCAACAAGCGGGCCATCCGTTCCGTGGTCTGGAAGGGGTTTGCGTCCATCGCCGACTCCTTCGTCTCGCCCGCCCTGGAGTTCTGGTACAACCCGGAGATCCCCAAGTGGACGTACAACATCCAGGCGGCGCGGGAGCACCTGGCCAAAGCCGGCTACAGCTGGGACCGCGAGGGCCGGCTCCTCTATCCGGCGGGCAAAGTCGAAACCCTGAAGTAG
- a CDS encoding aspartate/glutamate racemase family protein yields the protein MKLLYILPGSLSRTDLGRREVDRRLAILRRLAAPGTEVEITDVPEGPASIESAYEEYLSVPGTLQKVQEAARQGMDAAIIGCFGDPGVDAARELVEMLVVGPAESGMLFACTLGHRFSVVTVLDSVVAPLRHLAHRIGVAEKLASVRAVDIPVLELNTDRARSVSRMIALGRRAVEEDGADALVLGCMSMGFLEAHAEIASAVGVPVVNPVYAALRMAEALHGAGLRHSKRAYPVPPKLRTMPVG from the coding sequence TTGAAATTGCTCTATATCCTGCCGGGCAGCCTGTCCCGCACCGACCTGGGCCGGCGCGAGGTCGACCGGCGCCTGGCCATCCTCCGGCGCCTGGCCGCGCCCGGTACGGAGGTGGAGATCACCGACGTGCCGGAGGGGCCGGCCTCGATTGAGTCGGCCTACGAGGAGTATCTGTCCGTTCCCGGTACCCTGCAGAAAGTGCAGGAAGCGGCGCGCCAGGGGATGGATGCGGCGATCATCGGCTGTTTCGGCGACCCCGGCGTGGATGCGGCGCGCGAGCTGGTGGAGATGCTCGTCGTCGGCCCCGCGGAGAGCGGGATGCTTTTCGCCTGCACGCTGGGGCACCGTTTCTCCGTGGTCACCGTGCTCGACTCGGTGGTCGCCCCGCTGCGTCACCTCGCCCACCGCATCGGCGTGGCCGAGAAACTGGCCTCCGTGCGGGCGGTGGATATCCCGGTGCTCGAACTCAACACGGACCGCGCGCGCAGCGTATCCAGGATGATCGCTTTGGGCCGCCGGGCCGTGGAAGAGGACGGCGCCGACGCCCTGGTGCTGGGGTGCATGAGCATGGGATTCCTGGAGGCGCACGCCGAGATCGCCTCGGCGGTGGGGGTGCCGGTGGTCAACCCGGTGTACGCCGCGCTGCGCATGGCGGAGGCGCTGCACGGGGCGGGGCTGCGCCACAGCAAGCGGGCCTATCCGGTGCCGCCGAAGTTGCGGACGATGCCGGTGGGTTAG